A genomic window from Alkalihalobacillus sp. AL-G includes:
- a CDS encoding PRK06851 family protein, with the protein MVGKIKNYYAGGNTAKGFYSLYESSLAGLDRLFILKGGPGTGKSTLMKEIGDAWNENGFDIEYLHCASDNQSIDGFILPALKVGVVDGTAPHVIEPKAPGVVEEYVNLGVAWNSDLLAPYKERILELNDKIDTSFQSAYANFADALAVHDEWEKIYIENMDFNKADQLTEELLEHFFAGKGLKKTADVRHRYLGAATPEGAVDFIQNLTEDVYKRYFIKGRPGSGKSTMLKKIAAAAEDKGFDVEIYHCGFDPNSLDMVIVRELGFAIFDSTAPHEYFPDRENDEIVDMYKRTITPGTDDKYEVELEDITSRYSGKMKDAIACLARAKELHDELEQYYIEAMDFNKVDEIKSEIHKQIEQLIGAVQAY; encoded by the coding sequence TTGGTTGGAAAAATCAAAAACTATTATGCTGGGGGCAATACAGCGAAAGGGTTTTATAGCTTATACGAGTCTAGTCTTGCTGGCTTGGACCGGTTATTTATTTTAAAAGGTGGCCCCGGGACTGGAAAATCAACGCTCATGAAAGAAATCGGTGACGCATGGAATGAAAATGGCTTTGATATCGAATACTTGCATTGCGCTTCAGACAATCAGTCGATCGATGGGTTCATTCTCCCTGCTTTAAAGGTCGGTGTTGTGGATGGCACAGCACCACACGTCATTGAACCGAAAGCTCCAGGTGTCGTTGAGGAATATGTGAATCTCGGCGTTGCCTGGAACTCCGACTTGCTAGCTCCTTATAAAGAACGGATCCTCGAGCTGAACGACAAAATTGACACATCCTTTCAATCTGCTTATGCGAATTTTGCAGATGCATTGGCTGTCCATGATGAGTGGGAGAAGATCTACATCGAAAACATGGATTTTAATAAAGCAGATCAGTTGACCGAAGAGTTGTTAGAGCACTTTTTTGCCGGTAAAGGTTTGAAAAAAACAGCCGACGTACGGCATCGGTATCTTGGTGCAGCGACACCTGAAGGAGCGGTCGATTTTATCCAGAACTTGACCGAGGATGTTTATAAACGCTATTTCATTAAAGGACGTCCTGGATCTGGAAAATCGACGATGTTGAAGAAAATCGCTGCTGCGGCAGAGGATAAAGGGTTTGATGTGGAGATCTATCATTGCGGATTTGATCCGAACAGTCTTGATATGGTGATTGTACGAGAGCTAGGGTTTGCGATTTTCGACAGCACAGCACCGCATGAATATTTTCCGGACCGTGAAAATGATGAGATTGTTGATATGTACAAACGGACGATCACACCTGGAACAGATGATAAATATGAGGTTGAACTTGAAGATATAACATCTCGCTATTCAGGTAAAATGAAGGATGCGATCGCCTGTCTAGCAAGAGCTAAAGAGCTGCATGATGAATTGGAGCAGTATTATATCGAAGCGATGGATTTCAATAAGGTCGATGAGATTAAGAGTGAGATCCACAAGCAGATTGAACAGCTGATTGGAGCGGTCCAGGCATATTAA
- a CDS encoding DUF488 domain-containing protein: MAITLKRIYQTDGKKDGKRILVDRVWPRGVSKEEANLDVWLKEVAPSPDLRKWFGHDPEKFGSFKEKYNKELDNDQEKSDAFQKLKELAKNEDLILLYGAKDEEHNHAIVLKELLD; the protein is encoded by the coding sequence ATGGCTATAACACTTAAACGAATCTATCAAACTGACGGTAAAAAAGATGGAAAAAGAATTCTCGTTGATCGAGTGTGGCCGCGTGGCGTCTCAAAGGAAGAGGCGAATTTGGATGTATGGCTCAAGGAGGTAGCACCAAGCCCAGATTTGCGTAAATGGTTCGGACATGACCCCGAAAAATTCGGATCGTTCAAGGAGAAGTACAATAAGGAACTCGACAATGATCAAGAGAAATCAGACGCATTTCAAAAGCTGAAGGAACTCGCGAAAAACGAAGATCTTATTCTCCTTTATGGTGCAAAGGATGAAGAACACAACCATGCCATTGTGCTGAAGGAACTTCTGGATTAA
- the qoxD gene encoding cytochrome aa3 quinol oxidase subunit IV — protein MAGQPKRLPVKHVIGFILSIALTLLAIWAAFESGLSTKWIIVSIMVLAVIQAGIQLFMFMHMTESESRNGHVPWNMIFHGLVLAAIVVAGSLFTMYSGHGSGDHGGDQQHEQKHGGHNQH, from the coding sequence ATGGCAGGACAACCAAAACGTTTACCAGTCAAGCATGTCATAGGCTTTATTTTATCGATTGCATTGACGTTGCTGGCAATTTGGGCAGCGTTCGAATCTGGTTTGTCGACAAAGTGGATCATCGTTTCGATCATGGTGTTGGCAGTCATTCAGGCAGGAATCCAGCTGTTCATGTTTATGCACATGACAGAATCAGAAAGCCGGAATGGACACGTACCTTGGAACATGATCTTTCACGGATTGGTTTTAGCAGCGATCGTCGTCGCTGGCTCCTTGTTCACGATGTACTCTGGGCATGGTTCCGGAGATCATGGCGGCGATCAGCAGCATGAACAAAAGCATGGCGGACATAATCAACACTAG
- the qoxC gene encoding cytochrome aa3 quinol oxidase subunit III — translation MSAHELKSGPLEYRTSQGRMNILGFWIFLAAEIVLFSTLFATYAVLFGRTADAPLPGELFEIKTVLIMTFLLLVSSFTCGVAVNEMRRGSVKGLITWLIITLALGLGFLGFEIYEFAHYTHEGATLQSSAFWSAFFVLTGTHGLHVTLGIGWAILLLIQLVKRGLTPVTSQKVFIISLYWHFLDVIWIFIFTSVYLIGMVV, via the coding sequence ATGAGTGCACATGAATTGAAATCTGGTCCATTGGAATATCGAACATCGCAAGGACGAATGAACATTCTTGGATTCTGGATCTTTCTCGCTGCAGAAATAGTGCTGTTTTCAACACTGTTTGCCACGTATGCCGTGTTGTTCGGCAGGACAGCAGATGCACCATTACCTGGCGAGCTGTTTGAAATCAAGACAGTGCTCATCATGACGTTCCTTCTGCTTGTAAGTAGCTTCACGTGCGGAGTAGCCGTCAATGAAATGCGCAGGGGCTCTGTGAAAGGCCTCATTACGTGGCTGATCATCACACTCGCCTTGGGGCTCGGATTCCTCGGCTTTGAAATCTATGAGTTCGCACATTACACACATGAAGGGGCAACGCTACAGTCCAGCGCCTTCTGGTCCGCGTTTTTCGTACTGACAGGAACCCACGGTCTGCACGTAACACTCGGGATTGGCTGGGCAATTCTCTTGTTGATCCAGCTTGTAAAAAGAGGGCTTACACCTGTGACGAGTCAGAAAGTCTTCATCATCAGCTTGTATTGGCACTTTTTAGACGTCATTTGGATTTTCATCTTTACTAGCGTCTATTTGATCGGGATGGTGGTTTAA
- the qoxB gene encoding cytochrome aa3 quinol oxidase subunit I, which produces MQWDEFFVTGEPLIYGAMVSIALVSAAIMFTLFYFKKWGWLWREWLTTVDHKRIGIMYIISALAMLFRGGMDALMLRTQLAFPDMNFLSAQHYDEIFTTHGTIMIIFMAMPFLIGLMNIVVPLQIGARDVAFPYLNALSFWSFFFGAMLFNISFVIGGSPDAGWTSYTPLAGAAMNPGPGQNFYLLGLQLSGIGTLATGINFMVTIIKMRAPGMKMFQMPIFSWSTLVTSFIIVFAFPILTVALALMTIDRIFGSQFFTLTGEGMPMMWVNLFWMWGHPEVYIVVLPAFGIFSEIISTFARKQLFGYKAMVLSMIVIAGLSFLVWVHHFFTMGMGAFVNSVFSISTMLIAVPTGVKIFNWLGTLHKGRIQLTTPMLWSLAFIPSFVIGGVTGVMLGMAAADYQFHNSYFLVAHFHYVLISGTVFACFAGLVYWYPKMFGHKLNEKLGKLSLWFFVIGFHVCFFPQYFVGLDGMPRRVFTIMPEWMPLNVISTVGAFGMGAGFAIFVYSIYYSLRYNEREKTGDSWDGRTLEWATPTPVPFYNFATVPKVDGPDAFLAMKEKGETTFEEEKLEPIHMPSSTGQPIIMMSFMFIASFGLVFEWIWMAVAGLIAGIIMMAIRSFDYDDGFYVKVDEIKRTERKVRGL; this is translated from the coding sequence ATGCAATGGGATGAATTTTTTGTAACCGGCGAGCCGTTGATCTATGGAGCGATGGTCTCGATTGCACTCGTATCCGCTGCGATCATGTTCACTTTGTTCTATTTTAAAAAGTGGGGATGGTTGTGGCGTGAATGGTTGACGACGGTAGATCATAAAAGAATTGGCATCATGTATATAATCAGTGCGTTAGCTATGTTGTTCCGCGGTGGTATGGACGCCTTGATGCTGCGGACACAACTGGCATTCCCAGATATGAATTTCTTGAGCGCACAACATTATGACGAAATATTCACAACACACGGTACGATCATGATCATCTTTATGGCGATGCCTTTCTTGATCGGATTGATGAACATCGTCGTACCGTTGCAAATCGGCGCGCGGGATGTAGCGTTTCCGTATTTGAACGCGTTAAGCTTCTGGTCGTTCTTTTTCGGAGCGATGTTATTTAATATTTCATTCGTTATCGGCGGTTCACCTGATGCGGGTTGGACCAGTTACACACCGCTCGCAGGTGCAGCTATGAATCCTGGCCCAGGTCAGAACTTTTACTTGCTAGGCTTACAGCTTTCAGGGATAGGGACATTGGCAACAGGGATCAACTTTATGGTGACGATCATCAAAATGCGTGCACCAGGCATGAAGATGTTCCAGATGCCGATTTTCAGTTGGTCGACATTGGTCACATCATTCATCATCGTTTTTGCGTTTCCGATTTTGACGGTTGCTCTGGCGTTGATGACAATTGACCGGATCTTCGGCTCCCAGTTCTTTACGTTGACAGGTGAAGGGATGCCGATGATGTGGGTAAACTTATTCTGGATGTGGGGTCACCCGGAAGTCTATATCGTCGTTTTGCCGGCCTTCGGTATCTTTTCGGAAATCATTTCGACATTCGCCCGAAAGCAGCTTTTCGGCTACAAGGCGATGGTCTTGTCGATGATCGTCATTGCGGGACTGAGCTTCCTAGTCTGGGTCCATCACTTTTTTACGATGGGTATGGGCGCATTCGTCAACTCGGTATTCTCGATATCGACAATGCTGATTGCCGTTCCGACAGGGGTTAAGATATTCAACTGGTTAGGTACCCTGCACAAAGGACGAATTCAATTAACGACTCCGATGCTTTGGTCGCTTGCTTTCATCCCTAGCTTTGTTATCGGTGGGGTGACTGGTGTCATGTTAGGTATGGCAGCAGCGGATTACCAGTTTCACAATTCGTATTTCTTGGTTGCTCACTTCCATTACGTCCTGATTTCTGGTACCGTATTCGCTTGTTTTGCCGGCCTCGTTTATTGGTATCCGAAAATGTTCGGTCATAAGCTTAATGAAAAACTCGGTAAGTTGAGCCTCTGGTTCTTTGTCATCGGTTTTCACGTATGCTTCTTCCCGCAGTATTTCGTCGGACTAGATGGTATGCCGCGCAGGGTGTTCACTATCATGCCAGAATGGATGCCGCTTAATGTCATTTCGACGGTTGGCGCATTCGGAATGGGTGCTGGATTTGCTATCTTCGTCTACAGCATCTACTACAGCCTAAGGTATAACGAACGTGAAAAAACTGGTGACTCTTGGGATGGTCGGACGCTCGAATGGGCAACACCAACACCAGTACCGTTCTATAATTTTGCGACCGTACCGAAAGTTGATGGACCCGATGCATTTTTGGCAATGAAGGAAAAAGGGGAAACGACCTTTGAAGAGGAAAAGTTGGAGCCGATTCATATGCCGAGCAGTACAGGACAGCCAATAATTATGATGTCCTTCATGTTTATCGCCAGTTTCGGACTTGTTTTTGAGTGGATATGGATGGCTGTTGCTGGTCTTATTGCGGGTATTATCATGATGGCTATTCGCTCATTCGATTATGATGACGGTTTTTACGTTAAAGTCGATGAAATCAAGCGTACCGAGCGCAAAGTGAGGGGGCTGTGA
- the qoxA gene encoding cytochrome aa3 quinol oxidase subunit II: MKWLSLLPLGLILFLSGCSELAVLDPKGPVARSQKDLIMFSIIFMLLIIVVIFGLFTYMVVKYRDRPGRGNKDYDPNIHGNTKLEVVWTIIPLIIIIVLSVPNVQTLFELEKPPEKASDKEPLVIYATSADWKWFFSYPEQDIETVNYLHIPTDRAIEFRMSSADSMQALWIPVLGGQKYTMAGMETKLYLQADEPGVYKGRNANFNGEGFTKQTFEVYAESDETFSEWVKETQNNAPDLTQDKYNELLKPGLLNEMTFSSTHLQWVHHGMMEGRDYAIKRHRDEYKELLHLENGKGTGHHDK; encoded by the coding sequence ATGAAATGGCTAAGTTTGCTCCCACTTGGCCTGATATTATTTTTAAGCGGTTGTAGTGAACTGGCCGTGCTCGATCCGAAAGGACCAGTTGCACGTAGTCAGAAAGATTTGATCATGTTCTCAATCATTTTCATGCTGCTGATCATTGTCGTCATATTCGGCTTGTTTACTTACATGGTCGTGAAATACAGGGACCGACCTGGAAGGGGAAACAAGGACTATGATCCGAATATACACGGAAATACGAAACTTGAAGTTGTTTGGACAATCATCCCGCTTATCATCATCATTGTTTTGTCGGTACCGAATGTTCAAACCCTTTTTGAGTTGGAAAAACCTCCGGAAAAAGCCAGTGATAAAGAACCGCTTGTCATTTATGCGACATCGGCAGATTGGAAATGGTTCTTCAGTTACCCGGAGCAGGATATTGAAACCGTCAACTATTTGCACATTCCGACAGACCGTGCCATTGAATTCCGAATGTCCTCCGCCGATTCGATGCAGGCGCTCTGGATTCCGGTACTCGGCGGGCAGAAGTACACGATGGCGGGTATGGAGACGAAACTTTACCTTCAGGCGGATGAACCCGGCGTTTATAAGGGCCGTAATGCCAACTTCAATGGGGAAGGTTTTACGAAGCAAACGTTTGAAGTCTATGCCGAGAGTGACGAAACATTCTCTGAATGGGTAAAAGAAACGCAAAACAACGCTCCTGATTTAACCCAAGATAAGTATAATGAACTTTTAAAGCCTGGACTGCTCAATGAAATGACGTTTTCGTCCACGCATTTACAATGGGTGCATCATGGCATGATGGAAGGGCGAGATTATGCAATCAAACGACATAGAGACGAATACAAAGAGCTTTTGCATTTAGAAAATGGAAAAGGAACGGGACACCATGATAAGTAA
- a CDS encoding GDSL-type esterase/lipase family protein, with translation MKKLWVVLTAFFLVMALLSPGAYAKSDHAKKSLVALGDSITYGSGLGVNGKDPNKQAFPHLIGDAMDLRVRNLGVPGMTSGELLEAVKSDKTYRDAIRHADYITLNIGGNDLLNVLKAANYNPSGIDPLLLQAAIGSMTRNLNQTIIEIRSLSDAPVAVYNIYNPIKSQAINTYKYVHVLFSVGNELFGVNGINTYIHDVVVANHWAFGDVYFADAFGRFAGLVNSGATPLLPGDNVHPNQMGHQELAKAGITAFDLD, from the coding sequence ATGAAAAAGCTATGGGTGGTTTTGACTGCGTTTTTTTTAGTTATGGCTTTGCTAAGTCCAGGGGCATATGCGAAAAGTGATCATGCGAAGAAATCGTTAGTTGCATTAGGTGATTCGATTACATATGGGTCAGGGCTAGGGGTTAACGGGAAGGATCCGAATAAGCAAGCCTTTCCACATTTAATTGGAGATGCAATGGATCTCAGGGTTCGAAATCTGGGTGTTCCGGGTATGACATCTGGGGAACTTTTGGAAGCAGTAAAATCTGACAAAACATACCGGGATGCAATTCGCCATGCAGACTATATAACATTGAACATCGGTGGGAATGACTTGTTGAATGTATTGAAGGCAGCTAATTACAATCCGAGTGGCATTGACCCTTTGTTGTTACAAGCTGCAATTGGTTCGATGACAAGAAACCTCAATCAAACGATTATCGAGATTCGCAGTCTTTCGGATGCTCCGGTTGCTGTTTATAACATTTATAACCCGATAAAATCACAAGCAATTAATACTTACAAGTATGTACACGTATTATTTTCAGTTGGTAACGAACTATTTGGAGTCAATGGTATCAACACCTATATTCATGATGTAGTGGTTGCAAATCACTGGGCGTTTGGGGATGTGTATTTTGCAGATGCTTTCGGTCGATTTGCTGGGTTAGTTAACTCCGGTGCAACCCCTCTTTTACCAGGAGACAATGTCCACCCGAATCAAATGGGGCATCAGGAACTTGCCAAGGCAGGCATCACGGCCTTTGACTTAGATTAA
- the hemF gene encoding oxygen-dependent coproporphyrinogen oxidase: protein MGILKSVKPIDINRTYISDSFRNLQDEICTELEHCDGQGAFKEELWGRDEGGGGRTRILQNGNIIEKGGVNFSEVYGPLSDQIADGLKVSRGNDFFATGVSVIMHPISPMIPIIHMNVRYFEVSSGEKWFGGGIDLTPIYIDVNQTKQFHSNLKSICDRHHHSYYPAFKKWADDYFYIKHRNETRGVGGIFFDRLGSDDEITLEERFAFVEEIGKSFVPIYTSIINENRNLPYEDLEQTWQKVRRGRYVEFNLVYDKGTKFGLDSGGRIESIFMSLPPEVSWLYNYQPEPDSNEAITSSLLRKNIDWINF, encoded by the coding sequence ATGGGTATCCTTAAAAGTGTAAAGCCAATTGATATTAATCGAACCTACATAAGCGATTCCTTTCGAAATTTACAGGATGAAATCTGTACAGAACTCGAGCATTGTGATGGTCAGGGAGCTTTTAAAGAGGAGCTTTGGGGCCGTGACGAAGGTGGTGGAGGCAGGACCCGCATTCTTCAAAACGGAAACATCATCGAAAAGGGTGGCGTTAATTTTTCTGAAGTGTATGGACCTCTTTCGGATCAGATTGCTGACGGTCTAAAAGTCAGCCGCGGCAATGATTTTTTCGCCACCGGTGTATCGGTCATCATGCATCCGATTAGCCCTATGATCCCTATTATCCATATGAATGTACGCTATTTTGAAGTTTCTAGCGGGGAAAAATGGTTTGGTGGTGGGATTGACTTAACACCTATTTACATTGATGTCAATCAAACAAAACAGTTTCATTCTAACTTGAAATCTATTTGTGACCGACACCATCATTCCTATTACCCAGCGTTTAAAAAGTGGGCAGATGACTATTTTTATATAAAACACAGAAACGAAACACGTGGAGTTGGCGGAATATTTTTCGATCGACTTGGGAGCGATGATGAGATTACTTTAGAAGAACGATTCGCATTTGTCGAAGAGATTGGAAAATCCTTTGTGCCGATCTACACGTCCATCATCAATGAAAATAGAAACCTTCCTTATGAGGATCTAGAACAGACATGGCAAAAAGTCCGAAGAGGGAGATATGTTGAGTTCAATCTTGTCTATGACAAAGGAACAAAATTCGGGTTGGATTCTGGTGGAAGAATTGAATCCATCTTCATGAGTTTACCTCCAGAGGTTTCATGGCTTTATAATTATCAACCAGAACCCGATAGCAATGAAGCTATAACCTCCAGCCTGTTGAGGAAAAATATAGACTGGATTAATTTTTAG
- a CDS encoding sodium:proton antiporter, with protein MFDSVLFTIMLIVALGIGSQWLSWRFGMPAIVIMTVSGLIAGPLLGFINPAEDFGNIFNTVVSAAVAIILFEGSLNLDYREIKGLGRPIVRIVTFGALIAWILGSLAAHYLAGLSWAVSSVIGGLFIVTGPTVILPLLRQAKLKPRPAAILKWEGIIVDPLGALLAVFTFEIIKFLLVQEVTIIALLMFFAASIFAGFLGWACGRIAGWMMEKGHVPEFLKSPIVFAFVLTCFTLSDELMHETGLLAVTAMGITMANMHISSIDDMRHFKENMSVMLISAVFVMLTASLSWDTLFQVFNWQIGGYVLAMMFLVRPLSIFLSTIGTDLSWQEKTLLGWIAPRGIVALTVSGYFAGSLLDAGYEDAGILTSLTLALVVATVCAHGFSIRGVAGKLGLAVDDQPGVLIVGGSSFSAKFGEVLRDLKIPVLITDSSWDRLVVARNLGVPYHRGEILSDQTDYQLDLTPYDYLLASTDIDSYNALVCTTFVPSFGRMDVYQLSLHNQLVDNIQGLDPTVGGNIIFHDGATWEVLNKKVESGFVFRKTTLSELYPFDQYVRERAPDAELLFIYRSSGKLEFFTEENDIRGEVGDIVVSLGPPNKGQDRVQEKFKSLSNEQLKSNGKVN; from the coding sequence ATGTTCGATTCTGTTTTATTCACCATCATGTTAATTGTCGCACTCGGTATTGGCTCCCAATGGCTTTCGTGGCGTTTTGGGATGCCTGCAATCGTTATTATGACTGTTTCAGGATTAATTGCAGGTCCATTACTCGGGTTCATTAACCCTGCAGAGGATTTTGGCAATATATTTAATACAGTGGTCTCTGCTGCTGTTGCAATCATTTTATTTGAGGGCAGCTTAAATCTTGATTATCGAGAAATTAAAGGCCTCGGGCGGCCGATCGTACGAATTGTTACGTTTGGTGCACTGATAGCCTGGATCCTTGGATCGCTGGCAGCCCATTATTTGGCGGGACTTTCATGGGCGGTCTCTTCCGTTATTGGCGGTCTCTTTATCGTGACTGGTCCAACTGTAATTCTTCCACTACTTAGACAGGCAAAGCTAAAGCCAAGGCCAGCTGCTATTTTAAAATGGGAAGGGATTATTGTTGATCCGCTTGGGGCATTGCTGGCAGTATTTACGTTTGAAATCATAAAATTTTTACTAGTCCAAGAAGTAACGATAATCGCACTTCTTATGTTCTTTGCAGCCTCCATTTTTGCGGGGTTTTTAGGCTGGGCATGCGGCCGGATTGCAGGCTGGATGATGGAAAAGGGGCATGTGCCAGAGTTCCTTAAGTCACCGATTGTGTTCGCGTTCGTCCTCACATGTTTTACTCTTTCGGATGAACTCATGCACGAAACAGGGCTTCTGGCAGTAACAGCAATGGGGATTACGATGGCCAATATGCATATTTCCTCGATCGACGATATGCGTCATTTCAAGGAAAATATGTCAGTCATGCTTATTTCAGCCGTTTTCGTTATGCTTACGGCTTCCTTATCATGGGATACATTATTTCAAGTCTTCAACTGGCAGATAGGTGGTTACGTATTAGCGATGATGTTCCTCGTCCGGCCGTTATCGATTTTCTTATCGACGATTGGAACAGATCTTTCTTGGCAGGAAAAAACACTTCTCGGATGGATTGCACCACGAGGTATCGTCGCATTGACAGTGTCTGGATACTTTGCAGGTTCACTTCTTGATGCAGGCTATGAAGATGCCGGTATTTTAACCTCGTTAACCTTGGCACTTGTGGTTGCAACTGTATGTGCACATGGGTTCTCGATTCGTGGTGTTGCCGGTAAACTCGGATTAGCAGTTGACGATCAGCCTGGTGTCCTTATAGTTGGAGGCAGCAGCTTTAGTGCAAAATTTGGGGAAGTGCTGAGGGACTTGAAGATTCCAGTCCTCATTACCGATTCATCATGGGATCGGCTCGTGGTTGCCAGGAATTTAGGAGTGCCGTATCACCGAGGAGAAATCTTATCCGACCAAACTGACTATCAACTTGACCTGACACCCTATGATTATTTGCTCGCTTCAACTGATATCGACTCTTATAACGCTCTCGTTTGTACAACATTTGTTCCATCTTTCGGGCGTATGGATGTCTATCAATTAAGCTTGCATAATCAGCTTGTTGATAACATTCAAGGCTTGGACCCGACGGTTGGTGGAAATATCATCTTCCATGACGGTGCAACTTGGGAGGTGCTGAATAAGAAGGTGGAAAGTGGATTCGTGTTCCGAAAAACAACGCTCTCTGAACTATATCCTTTTGATCAATATGTTCGTGAACGGGCACCTGATGCAGAGCTTCTTTTCATTTACAGATCTTCGGGAAAGCTGGAATTTTTCACAGAAGAAAACGATATACGAGGGGAAGTAGGGGATATTGTTGTCAGTCTTGGCCCACCTAATAAGGGTCAGGATCGCGTTCAAGAGAAATTCAAAAGCTTATCGAATGAACAATTGAAAAGCAATGGTAAAGTGAATTAA